A region of Paenibacillus sp. JNUCC-31 DNA encodes the following proteins:
- the glgB gene encoding 1,4-alpha-glucan branching protein GlgB produces the protein MAIQPLANPEISPEHIYLFHEGNLHHSYRILGAQPTIEDHRQGYRFTVWAPNAKEVGLALDRNDWKGEQEPLYKIPDSGFWTRFFPEISEGTLYKFRILTEEGTELLKADPYAFHAEVRPRTASITSSIEGYKWNDGAWRRKQRSMYNKPLHIYEMHAGTWKRKEDGTLYSYREIADLLVPYLLEMKYTHVEMMPLSEHPYDLSWGYQNTGFYAPTSRYGQPKDLMYLVDTLHQAGIGVLLDWVPAHFAKDAHGLRLFDGTPLYEYADPLLAERPGWGTLSFDYSKPEIRSFLISNALYWMEMYHFDGLRVDAVTSMLKLDFEKQPGQFRTNNEGGLENKEAVAFLQQLNETVFKYFPYALMMAEESSAWPMVTWPVDQGGLGFNYKWNMGWMNDTLDYMKSDFHERPSKHHLLTFPVVYSFAENYVLPLSHDEVVHGKKSLLDKMPGTYEQKFAGMRAFLGYFMTFPGKKLLFMGGEFGQFIEWKDEDELDWFLLNYDSHRKLHKFERDLSELYLGEKALWELDHSFEGYEWITPDDQDQSVISYVRKGKKPADTLLVLINFQPVKRERYRIGVMRPGMYTEVLNSDHSDYGGSGILNDMQVATEKIPFHGQPYSLELVLPPLGVVILKKNPRRKTDTSTLEVKSVRSRTIAPKERKTSTTSTTSTSGKSKRRTKA, from the coding sequence TTGGCCATTCAACCATTGGCAAACCCGGAAATATCGCCGGAGCATATTTATTTGTTTCATGAAGGAAACCTTCATCACAGTTATCGAATATTGGGCGCACAGCCTACGATCGAAGATCATCGTCAGGGGTATCGCTTTACCGTGTGGGCTCCTAATGCCAAAGAAGTAGGTCTAGCGCTTGACCGCAATGATTGGAAAGGTGAACAGGAACCATTATATAAGATACCCGATTCTGGATTTTGGACTCGTTTTTTTCCGGAAATCAGTGAAGGAACTTTATACAAATTCCGTATATTAACGGAAGAGGGTACCGAATTGCTTAAAGCGGATCCCTATGCATTTCATGCTGAAGTCCGTCCACGTACAGCTTCTATAACAAGTTCCATAGAAGGTTACAAATGGAATGACGGGGCGTGGAGACGCAAACAACGATCCATGTATAACAAACCTCTACATATTTATGAAATGCATGCAGGAACATGGAAACGTAAAGAGGACGGTACCCTCTACAGTTATCGTGAAATTGCCGACTTGCTTGTTCCTTATTTATTGGAGATGAAATATACCCATGTAGAGATGATGCCCCTGAGTGAACATCCATACGACCTTTCGTGGGGATATCAAAATACAGGTTTTTACGCGCCAACAAGTCGTTACGGGCAGCCCAAAGATTTGATGTACCTGGTCGATACGCTACATCAGGCCGGAATTGGTGTATTACTTGACTGGGTTCCTGCACATTTTGCAAAGGACGCACATGGTTTGCGTTTGTTTGATGGAACACCTTTGTATGAATACGCAGATCCGCTGTTAGCGGAGAGACCAGGCTGGGGCACCTTAAGCTTTGATTACTCCAAACCTGAGATTCGTTCGTTCTTGATTTCCAATGCCCTGTACTGGATGGAAATGTACCATTTTGATGGACTGCGTGTTGACGCAGTGACCAGCATGCTTAAACTGGATTTCGAAAAGCAACCGGGACAATTCCGAACCAATAACGAAGGTGGTCTGGAAAACAAGGAAGCGGTCGCTTTTTTACAGCAGCTTAATGAGACCGTCTTTAAATACTTTCCATATGCACTGATGATGGCAGAAGAATCCAGTGCATGGCCGATGGTGACATGGCCAGTGGATCAAGGCGGATTAGGTTTCAACTATAAATGGAACATGGGATGGATGAACGATACGCTGGATTACATGAAATCAGATTTTCACGAGCGTCCCTCCAAACATCATTTGCTGACATTCCCGGTCGTATACTCCTTTGCTGAAAATTACGTGCTTCCTCTGTCTCATGACGAGGTCGTTCACGGCAAAAAGTCGCTTCTAGACAAAATGCCAGGAACATACGAGCAGAAATTTGCCGGCATGCGTGCCTTTTTGGGTTACTTTATGACATTCCCAGGCAAAAAGCTGCTGTTTATGGGTGGAGAATTTGGCCAGTTTATCGAATGGAAAGATGAAGATGAACTGGACTGGTTTTTGCTGAACTATGACAGTCACCGTAAACTCCACAAGTTTGAACGGGATCTGTCCGAGTTATACTTGGGCGAAAAAGCTTTGTGGGAGCTTGATCATTCCTTTGAAGGGTATGAATGGATAACTCCGGATGATCAGGACCAGAGCGTCATTTCATATGTGCGCAAAGGAAAAAAACCTGCGGATACACTCCTTGTGCTCATTAACTTTCAGCCTGTCAAGCGGGAGCGTTACCGGATTGGCGTCATGCGTCCCGGTATGTACACCGAAGTCCTGAACAGTGATCATTCCGATTACGGAGGATCAGGTATACTTAATGATATGCAGGTGGCTACTGAAAAGATTCCTTTTCATGGTCAGCCATATAGCCTTGAGCTGGTCCTGCCTCCGCTAGGCGTAGTTATTTTAAAAAAGAATCCTCGTCGGAAAACGGATACATCGACACTTGAAGTGAAATCCGTAAGATCAAGAACCATCGCACCGAAAGAAAGGAAAACAAGTACTACAAGTACTACAAGTACATCGGGTAAATCGAAGAGGAGGACGAAGGCATGA
- a CDS encoding ABC transporter substrate-binding protein/permease, with product MKLISRYTMMLLAFVVLLTTVAPVASATGTTGNSSSKKLVLGTSADFAPYEFHKVIDGKDQIVGFDISIAKEIAADLGAELVIEDMGFDGLLPALQSGRVDMVISGMTPTDERKKSIDFSDTYYKSKQVIMIRNKDKDKYPTMAELENEKIGVQKGSIQETIGQGIPGAKLTALDKISDIVLQLQTNRVNAAIVEDTVAAGYLDDIIGLAPAIPDEEQVEAAIGIRKGNTELLNAVNGTLERLKSENKIEQMVKEASQLNADKLDKNQNIFEVFWQYKSFYATGVGYTLLLSALGVIFGVIIGLIICLFRLHDVAILRWIGTAYVEVIRGTPMLVQLMIIYYGLALTLGINFTPLQAGIITLSINSGAYLAEIFRAGIQGVDRGQLEAARSLGMGRTAAMRYIVLPQAFKAVLPAIGNEFVTIIKESSIISVIGMVDIMYQASVVKNITYQGMNPFLIAAAIYFVLTFILSKLLGRLERKLSASDRR from the coding sequence TTGAAATTGATTAGTCGTTACACTATGATGCTGCTGGCTTTTGTGGTTTTGCTAACAACAGTTGCACCTGTTGCATCGGCAACGGGAACCACAGGCAATTCAAGCAGTAAAAAGCTGGTGCTCGGTACAAGTGCCGATTTTGCGCCATATGAATTCCATAAAGTCATTGATGGTAAAGACCAAATTGTGGGCTTTGATATTTCCATTGCCAAAGAAATTGCGGCCGATCTTGGCGCAGAACTTGTGATCGAGGATATGGGTTTTGACGGACTGCTGCCTGCATTGCAGAGTGGTCGTGTGGATATGGTCATCTCGGGAATGACACCGACAGATGAGCGCAAGAAAAGTATTGACTTTTCCGATACCTATTATAAATCAAAACAAGTTATCATGATACGTAATAAGGATAAAGACAAATATCCTACGATGGCTGAACTGGAAAATGAAAAAATTGGAGTCCAAAAAGGCTCCATTCAAGAAACGATTGGTCAGGGAATCCCAGGCGCAAAACTGACGGCACTCGATAAAATATCCGATATCGTGCTGCAATTGCAGACCAATCGTGTGAATGCGGCGATCGTCGAAGATACGGTAGCTGCTGGTTATTTGGATGATATTATCGGACTAGCTCCTGCTATTCCGGATGAAGAGCAGGTAGAAGCGGCGATCGGGATTCGCAAGGGAAATACGGAATTGCTGAACGCTGTGAACGGGACGCTCGAACGTCTGAAAAGCGAAAATAAAATTGAGCAAATGGTTAAAGAAGCGAGTCAGTTGAATGCAGACAAGCTGGACAAAAATCAGAACATTTTTGAAGTGTTCTGGCAGTACAAAAGCTTTTATGCGACAGGTGTGGGCTACACCCTTCTACTGTCTGCACTCGGTGTGATATTCGGGGTTATTATCGGTTTGATCATCTGTCTGTTCCGTTTGCATGACGTTGCGATTTTGCGCTGGATCGGTACAGCTTACGTTGAGGTCATTCGCGGTACGCCAATGCTGGTTCAACTGATGATTATCTATTATGGTCTTGCACTGACTCTGGGTATTAATTTCACGCCACTTCAGGCAGGTATCATTACACTTTCCATTAATAGTGGAGCTTATCTTGCGGAGATTTTCCGTGCAGGTATCCAGGGGGTAGATCGTGGTCAACTGGAAGCGGCTCGTTCGCTCGGAATGGGGAGAACTGCTGCAATGCGTTACATCGTGCTCCCACAGGCTTTCAAAGCAGTACTACCGGCGATCGGTAATGAGTTTGTGACCATTATTAAAGAGTCCTCCATTATTTCGGTTATTGGTATGGTCGACATTATGTACCAGGCAAGTGTAGTCAAAAATATTACGTACCAAGGAATGAACCCATTCCTGATTGCAGCAGCCATATACTTTGTGCTGACGTTCATTTTGTCCAAGCTGCTGGGTCGATTGGAAAGGAAGTTGAGTGCAAGTGATAGACGTTAG
- a CDS encoding glucose-1-phosphate adenylyltransferase — protein sequence MFNKDCIAMLLAGGEGKRLAPLTSSIAKPAVPFGGHYRIIDFPLSNCVNSGIDTVGVLTQYQADSLHDHIGGGEPWGHGTSGEAGISLLPSYHTGNDEYLGTADAIYKNIDYIDQQNPENVLILSGDHIYHMNYREMLEAHKANEAVATISVMEVPWDEAHRFGIMAADANSRVTEFAEKPAEPKSNLASMGIYMFKWDYLKRHLIEDAANPESSHDFGKDVIPQMLNENTPLFVYNFNGYWKDVGTVKSLWDAHMDLLHNDENWSLHKEDWPMFTRDWRSKPSAYKARNTRAELLASMIHESCAIEGRAERSVIFCGAETGKGSEVKDSVIMPNARVGRGVHIERAIIGEGAIIKDGAIVKGTADEIVVVGPNEIVTAKPAVRTQPVRMLKEVYEKSGRLRAGELSS from the coding sequence ATGTTTAATAAAGATTGCATCGCTATGCTGTTGGCGGGAGGAGAAGGGAAGCGATTAGCCCCTTTAACCTCAAGTATCGCAAAACCCGCTGTACCGTTTGGCGGGCACTACCGGATTATCGATTTTCCTCTCAGCAACTGCGTAAACTCAGGCATCGACACAGTAGGTGTACTGACGCAGTATCAAGCTGATTCATTACATGATCACATTGGCGGAGGAGAACCTTGGGGACATGGAACTTCAGGTGAAGCTGGAATTTCCTTACTTCCATCTTATCATACAGGAAATGACGAATACTTGGGAACTGCGGATGCTATTTATAAAAATATAGACTATATTGATCAACAAAACCCCGAAAATGTTCTAATTTTGTCGGGTGATCATATCTACCATATGAATTACCGTGAGATGCTGGAAGCTCATAAAGCGAATGAAGCGGTAGCCACCATTTCTGTTATGGAGGTTCCATGGGATGAAGCACATCGTTTCGGTATTATGGCAGCGGACGCCAATTCGCGTGTTACCGAGTTTGCGGAGAAACCGGCCGAACCCAAAAGCAACTTGGCTTCCATGGGGATTTATATGTTCAAATGGGATTACCTGAAGCGTCACCTGATTGAAGATGCTGCAAACCCGGAATCCAGCCATGACTTTGGTAAAGATGTGATTCCTCAGATGCTGAACGAAAATACACCTCTCTTCGTCTACAACTTTAATGGGTACTGGAAGGATGTAGGTACGGTTAAGAGTCTGTGGGATGCACATATGGATCTGCTTCATAACGATGAAAACTGGAGCCTGCATAAAGAAGATTGGCCGATGTTCACTCGTGACTGGAGATCTAAACCAAGTGCATACAAAGCACGTAATACGCGGGCTGAACTTCTGGCATCCATGATTCATGAATCCTGCGCCATTGAAGGTCGAGCAGAACGCTCTGTTATTTTCTGCGGGGCTGAGACCGGCAAAGGTTCAGAGGTTAAAGACAGTGTAATTATGCCAAACGCACGGGTAGGCCGTGGGGTTCATATCGAACGTGCCATCATTGGTGAAGGTGCCATCATTAAGGACGGTGCCATCGTCAAAGGCACTGCAGATGAAATTGTGGTAGTAGGACCCAATGAAATTGTCACCGCCAAACCGGCAGTGCGTACACAACCTGTTCGTATGCTCAAAGAAGTGTATGAGAAAAGCGGACGCCTGCGCGCTGGTGAACTTTCCTCATAA
- a CDS encoding alpha-glycosidase yields the protein MLLEAMYHVPRDKWAYAYNPSTIHLRVRTKRNDVEYVTALTGDKYDWDGTYKEIQLEKAASDSMFDYWEAAVNPKFKRLTYIFRITAGTESIFLADNGIHYDAPYPTGGYYEFSYIHEIDVFKVPEWAKEAVFYQIMTERFANGNPDLNPEGTQEWGGKPELDNYFGGDLQGVLNHLDDLTKLGVNAIYFTPLFQANSYHKYDTIDYKKVDPHFGDNELLKKVAEQCHRRGIRVMLDAVFNHCSEDFPPFQDVLKNGKESKYADWFHINEYPVQIKNGIPTYDTFGFYGNMPKFNTANSEVKAYLLDVAEYWIKEIKLDGWRLDVANEVDNHFWRDFRKVVKAANPEAYIVGEVWSDSLTWLMGDQFDSVMNYPFADKVLEFFCGSMDGYNFANEMGSLIMRYPQQTNEVIFNMLCSHDTPRLLTRSGEDKRRLKLSVVFLFTYIGTPCIFYGDEVGISGEADPDCRKCMQWDPAKQDRELYDFYRLMIDLRKSNEALRKGRFRFLKADHNDPCIVYERVDDTLHFTIWMNNTPQDRTLSHPMETRDWRDALTEEPVAPTDGMMNIKLDPYGYRILYRQLETI from the coding sequence ATGCTGCTCGAAGCAATGTATCACGTTCCCCGCGACAAATGGGCTTATGCATATAACCCCTCTACCATTCACCTGCGTGTACGAACCAAGAGAAATGACGTTGAATATGTGACTGCACTGACTGGTGATAAGTACGATTGGGATGGAACTTACAAAGAGATTCAACTGGAGAAGGCTGCTTCAGACAGCATGTTTGATTACTGGGAGGCTGCTGTCAATCCCAAATTCAAGCGCCTGACCTACATCTTCCGCATAACCGCCGGAACAGAAAGTATTTTTTTGGCCGATAATGGAATTCATTATGATGCCCCTTATCCGACCGGAGGATATTATGAATTTTCCTACATACATGAAATTGATGTATTTAAGGTCCCCGAGTGGGCAAAAGAAGCCGTGTTCTATCAAATCATGACAGAAAGGTTTGCGAACGGCAATCCGGATCTGAATCCGGAAGGGACCCAGGAATGGGGCGGCAAGCCTGAACTGGATAACTACTTCGGCGGAGACCTGCAAGGTGTGCTTAATCACCTGGACGATCTGACCAAACTCGGTGTCAACGCCATCTACTTCACCCCATTGTTTCAAGCCAACTCCTACCACAAATACGACACCATTGATTATAAAAAAGTCGACCCCCATTTCGGGGACAATGAATTGCTCAAAAAGGTGGCAGAACAATGCCATCGCCGCGGAATCCGGGTCATGCTTGACGCGGTTTTTAACCATTGCAGCGAAGACTTCCCCCCATTTCAGGATGTACTGAAGAATGGCAAGGAATCCAAATATGCAGACTGGTTTCATATCAATGAATACCCTGTCCAGATCAAGAATGGAATCCCTACTTACGATACCTTTGGGTTTTATGGAAATATGCCCAAGTTCAATACTGCGAATTCCGAGGTTAAAGCGTATTTGCTCGACGTAGCTGAATACTGGATCAAGGAAATCAAGCTTGACGGCTGGCGACTGGATGTTGCCAATGAAGTGGATAACCATTTCTGGCGGGACTTCCGCAAAGTGGTCAAAGCAGCCAATCCGGAAGCTTATATTGTAGGTGAAGTCTGGAGTGATTCCTTGACCTGGCTCATGGGGGATCAATTTGATTCCGTGATGAACTACCCTTTTGCTGACAAAGTGCTTGAGTTTTTCTGTGGTTCTATGGATGGTTATAACTTTGCCAACGAGATGGGCTCACTCATTATGCGGTACCCGCAACAAACAAACGAAGTTATTTTCAATATGCTGTGCAGCCATGACACTCCACGCCTGCTCACTCGGTCCGGAGAAGACAAACGCAGGTTAAAGTTGTCTGTTGTATTTCTTTTCACCTATATCGGTACGCCGTGTATATTCTATGGGGATGAGGTCGGCATAAGTGGGGAGGCAGATCCGGATTGCCGCAAATGTATGCAATGGGACCCTGCCAAGCAAGATCGGGAGCTTTATGATTTCTACCGCCTGATGATTGATTTGCGTAAAAGTAATGAGGCATTACGGAAAGGTCGTTTCCGTTTCCTCAAAGCAGATCACAACGATCCCTGTATCGTGTATGAACGCGTGGACGACACGCTTCACTTTACTATATGGATGAACAATACCCCGCAAGACCGTACATTGTCTCATCCGATGGAAACGAGAGACTGGAGAGATGCTTTGACTGAAGAACCTGTAGCTCCAACGGATGGCATGATGAATATCAAACTTGATCCATACGGATATCGTATTTTGTACAGACAACTGGAAACGATCTAA
- a CDS encoding NosD domain-containing protein, with translation MNFINFNTTYNPNLQALSSADGYNSVKMNEMFSQVMGNIAAVQSTLSGNIIDVRNFAPGDGSNQSVQIKAFFDSAQEGDVLLFTPGHYKVVKTGWFYTFSGRSVIIRALPGAILEVSDQGIRIEGSNHVEISGLTLVRTTQAAWSKNKTGLHVENSSHVILQHNDISKFTDGIAVNGSNSQDNPTRDVVIRNNKLHHLGEEPIAVRSNLVFVVIRENDCSRYLGDGILIKATWHVSITNNFLHSPVLSSDQDYASFSGGQLSLMPTVGGGITCNNEGGESGAKNMHIHGNSIIGTAFGVGLIGFEGAFVTSNYFNDIKKTSVISVSFSPSQFNPDDVSNHLFIIQGNLIDTISMSSATAAIEASTSKGTEGMDIGIISDNIIIPRGKHWGIVADGHIIVKGNYIAKAGIAMNITNGVIASNNIIEAGIDSERPDRMVSLVDNVTFTNNSIAGKGTSLQIRGSNNIITGNRLRYDGTWWAVHLDSVGYTVENNIIRDNILTVAANVTGRYLFGSSPWSDGKNIVVDLVKDNNGTVYQLVNEIVMMGANSTRWRITIDAKGDLKTTKL, from the coding sequence ATGAACTTCATTAATTTTAACACTACGTACAATCCTAATTTGCAGGCTTTAAGTAGTGCAGACGGGTATAACTCGGTCAAAATGAATGAAATGTTTAGTCAGGTTATGGGCAACATCGCCGCTGTGCAATCCACCCTCTCAGGCAATATCATTGATGTGAGAAATTTTGCACCAGGAGATGGCAGCAACCAGTCCGTGCAGATCAAGGCTTTTTTTGATTCGGCACAGGAAGGAGATGTTTTATTATTTACGCCAGGACATTATAAGGTGGTGAAGACAGGATGGTTTTATACGTTTAGCGGAAGATCAGTCATCATTAGGGCGCTGCCGGGAGCAATATTGGAGGTCTCGGATCAAGGAATACGGATTGAAGGAAGTAATCATGTAGAGATCAGTGGTTTGACCTTGGTGCGAACGACTCAAGCTGCTTGGAGTAAAAACAAGACAGGGCTACACGTCGAAAATTCGAGCCATGTAATATTACAACATAATGATATTAGCAAGTTTACCGATGGAATCGCAGTCAATGGTTCCAACAGTCAAGACAATCCTACTCGAGATGTCGTTATACGGAACAATAAGCTGCATCATTTAGGAGAAGAGCCGATTGCAGTTCGCAGTAACTTGGTTTTTGTAGTGATTCGTGAGAACGATTGTTCCAGATATCTCGGAGATGGAATCCTAATTAAGGCAACGTGGCATGTTTCAATAACTAACAACTTTCTTCACTCACCTGTGCTATCCAGTGACCAGGACTATGCTAGTTTTTCAGGAGGACAACTGTCTCTTATGCCCACCGTTGGTGGGGGGATTACTTGCAACAATGAGGGTGGGGAGTCCGGGGCAAAAAACATGCATATTCACGGAAATTCCATAATCGGAACAGCATTTGGTGTAGGGTTAATTGGTTTCGAAGGTGCATTTGTAACCTCTAATTATTTTAATGATATCAAAAAAACTTCTGTCATTTCGGTGTCTTTCTCTCCGTCACAGTTTAATCCCGACGATGTTAGCAACCACCTGTTTATTATCCAGGGTAATCTGATTGACACAATCTCCATGTCTAGTGCGACAGCTGCCATTGAAGCCAGTACCAGTAAAGGTACAGAGGGCATGGACATCGGAATTATATCAGACAACATCATCATTCCAAGAGGAAAACACTGGGGAATTGTTGCGGATGGTCATATCATTGTAAAAGGTAATTACATTGCCAAAGCGGGCATAGCTATGAATATTACCAATGGGGTTATTGCCTCGAATAACATTATTGAGGCAGGTATTGATTCCGAACGTCCTGACCGAATGGTCAGTTTGGTTGATAATGTTACCTTTACCAATAATTCAATAGCGGGAAAAGGCACAAGTCTCCAAATACGAGGCTCCAACAATATTATCACTGGAAACCGATTGAGATATGATGGAACGTGGTGGGCAGTTCATCTCGATAGTGTCGGTTACACGGTGGAGAACAATATTATCAGAGACAATATCTTAACTGTAGCGGCGAATGTAACGGGGCGTTATTTGTTTGGTTCCAGTCCTTGGTCAGACGGGAAAAACATAGTGGTTGACCTGGTTAAGGATAATAATGGAACAGTATATCAACTGGTAAACGAAATTGTCATGATGGGTGCGAATTCTACGCGGTGGAGAATAACGATCGATGCAAAAGGAGATTTAAAAACCACGAAGCTATAA
- a CDS encoding M20 family metallopeptidase, with the protein MTHTKTQILTVIDQYASRFKEISSYIGAHPELGNEEYLASARLKEELAYHGFTVEAPVLGLDTAFIGTYSASKPGPTIALLCEYDALPEIGHACGHHLICMMSLGAAVGLKSILDETGGTLKVFGTPAEETRGAKVPMAEAGLFDDCDIALMAHPYYAYEKSGSSLAIDAVQFEFHGKSSHAAASPHEGINALDAVIQTFNGINAFRQHVKSTVRIHGVINSGGQAANIIPDYASAQFYVRASTRKELNILTQRVIQIAEGSALQTGCRLVTSNYETSYDEMVTNESLSSAFSANLLELGIPQEEIVSGNDHGSMDIGNVSLRCPAIHPYIRVVDEVHTLHSIEFRDLALQERALDGMIFGAKALAATAYDVLTQPELLQTIRTEFDGVSR; encoded by the coding sequence ATGACACATACCAAAACACAAATTTTAACGGTTATTGATCAATATGCTTCCCGTTTTAAGGAGATTTCATCATACATTGGTGCCCATCCCGAACTCGGGAATGAAGAATATCTCGCTTCTGCTCGGTTAAAGGAAGAACTTGCCTATCACGGATTCACAGTAGAAGCTCCTGTTCTTGGATTGGATACTGCCTTCATCGGTACGTATTCTGCCTCCAAGCCAGGTCCAACCATTGCCCTCCTGTGTGAGTACGATGCACTCCCTGAAATTGGTCACGCCTGCGGTCATCATCTGATCTGCATGATGAGCCTGGGAGCTGCCGTTGGTCTTAAATCCATACTGGATGAAACGGGCGGAACGTTGAAAGTGTTCGGTACGCCCGCGGAAGAAACACGGGGTGCCAAGGTACCTATGGCTGAAGCAGGTTTATTCGATGATTGTGATATCGCACTGATGGCTCACCCGTACTACGCGTATGAGAAATCAGGCAGTTCTTTGGCGATTGACGCAGTACAATTTGAGTTTCATGGAAAATCTTCACATGCTGCTGCAAGTCCACACGAAGGGATCAATGCACTGGATGCGGTAATCCAGACGTTCAATGGAATTAATGCGTTCCGCCAACACGTGAAAAGTACGGTTCGTATTCACGGTGTAATCAATAGCGGAGGACAGGCAGCCAACATCATTCCTGATTATGCTTCGGCTCAATTCTATGTACGTGCCTCGACGAGAAAAGAATTGAATATCCTCACCCAGCGTGTAATTCAGATTGCGGAAGGCTCTGCTCTGCAAACGGGGTGCCGACTGGTTACATCCAATTATGAGACTTCTTATGATGAGATGGTTACCAATGAATCGTTATCGTCTGCCTTTAGTGCAAACTTGCTTGAACTGGGCATTCCTCAAGAGGAGATTGTGAGCGGTAACGATCACGGCTCCATGGATATTGGGAACGTTTCTCTGCGTTGTCCTGCCATCCACCCTTATATTCGCGTTGTGGACGAAGTCCATACCCTACACTCGATCGAGTTCCGTGATTTGGCGCTGCAGGAACGGGCTTTGGATGGAATGATCTTCGGAGCCAAGGCACTTGCTGCAACAGCGTATGATGTCTTGACCCAGCCTGAACTGCTGCAAACGATTCGAACAGAATTCGATGGTGTAAGTCGCTAA
- the glgA gene encoding glycogen synthase GlgA, translating to MNILFAAAEVHPFIKTGGLADVIGALPQALKKSGADVRVILPKYKGIPDEYKDALEPVITTEVPLGWRRPYCGIEQLVHDGITVYFVDNEYYFGRDGVYGYMDDGERFAFFNRAVLEVLPQIEFKPDVLHCHDWHAGMIPLLLEAHYAHDSFYSEMRTVFTIHNLLYQGVFPHELFSDLLELDDRYFTVDGAEYYGNVNFLKAGIVYANHVTTVSPTYAKEVQTSYYGYGLDGLLASLGDRFSGIVNGIDTKSYNPAADNKISVKYRTSLSKKIENKIELQKELGLPVRPDAPLMVMVTRLVDSKGLDLVCRVLDELLYYDDIQFAVLGTGDPAYEHWFREAANRYPLKMSAQITFNDGLSRRFYAGSDLFLMPSRFEPCGISQLLALRYGSVPLVRETGGLNDTVQAYNEFSGEGNGFSFTSFNAHDMMNTIRRAEEFYRQPEHWKKIVRNAMSGDYSWNVSAEEYMNIYRRITLESKK from the coding sequence ATGAACATTCTATTTGCTGCTGCTGAAGTACATCCATTTATCAAAACAGGAGGTCTTGCTGACGTCATTGGTGCATTGCCACAGGCATTGAAAAAAAGCGGGGCAGATGTTCGTGTCATTTTGCCCAAATACAAAGGTATTCCAGATGAATACAAAGACGCCTTGGAACCAGTTATTACAACGGAAGTACCTCTGGGTTGGCGCAGACCCTATTGTGGGATTGAACAGTTGGTGCATGACGGCATTACGGTCTACTTCGTTGACAATGAATACTATTTTGGACGTGACGGTGTGTACGGGTATATGGATGATGGCGAGCGTTTTGCTTTCTTCAATCGCGCTGTTCTCGAAGTTTTGCCGCAAATCGAATTCAAGCCGGATGTATTGCACTGTCATGACTGGCACGCAGGGATGATTCCTTTATTGCTGGAAGCTCATTATGCTCATGATTCTTTCTACAGTGAGATGAGAACGGTGTTCACCATACATAACTTGTTATATCAAGGTGTGTTCCCACATGAGCTATTTAGTGATCTGCTGGAGTTGGATGATCGGTATTTTACGGTGGATGGGGCAGAGTATTACGGTAACGTCAATTTCCTGAAAGCAGGTATTGTGTATGCGAATCATGTAACGACGGTCAGTCCCACGTATGCGAAGGAAGTACAAACTTCCTATTATGGCTATGGTCTAGATGGATTGCTTGCCTCGCTTGGGGACCGATTCAGTGGAATCGTGAATGGGATTGACACCAAAAGTTACAACCCTGCAGCAGACAACAAAATTTCTGTGAAATACAGAACGAGCCTGTCCAAGAAAATAGAGAACAAGATTGAGCTGCAGAAGGAATTAGGATTGCCTGTACGTCCGGATGCCCCTCTTATGGTCATGGTTACAAGGCTTGTGGATTCCAAAGGATTGGATCTGGTATGTCGAGTATTGGATGAGTTGTTGTATTATGACGACATTCAGTTTGCCGTATTGGGTACGGGTGATCCGGCTTATGAGCATTGGTTCCGTGAGGCAGCCAATCGTTATCCGCTAAAAATGTCAGCCCAGATTACATTCAACGATGGATTGTCTCGCCGTTTCTATGCAGGTAGTGATCTGTTCTTGATGCCATCGAGATTCGAACCATGTGGTATTAGCCAGTTGCTTGCACTCCGTTATGGCAGCGTACCCCTTGTCCGTGAAACAGGGGGTCTGAACGATACCGTGCAGGCATACAATGAATTCAGCGGTGAAGGGAATGGATTTTCATTTACAAGCTTTAACGCCCATGACATGATGAATACCATTCGCCGTGCCGAGGAATTTTACCGTCAACCAGAGCACTGGAAAAAGATTGTGAGAAACGCAATGAGCGGGGACTACAGCTGGAACGTATCAGCTGAAGAGTATATGAATATTTATCGCCGCATTACGCTAGAATCCAAAAAATAG